One window of the Natronomonas marina genome contains the following:
- a CDS encoding IS6 family transposase: MAEFDRLNGCIEWIDLSFVERRRTPEWAIQVGIRCHLAGMSTRDASQFLDELGVNRSHVAIHNWVHKADLQPMSTVSADQLAVDEKVIRINGDDYWLYGAVDPQTNEILQFRLFPATTKQTTRWFLAELHRQYRLDGVEFLVDDADYLVNVLDEDGYRFQMMSHGNRNAIERVFWEIERRTSSFANSFTHVEPSTAESWLQALAVRHNSRQS, from the coding sequence ATGGCAGAATTCGACCGCCTCAACGGATGTATCGAGTGGATTGACTTGTCGTTTGTGGAGCGGCGGCGGACTCCCGAGTGGGCGATTCAAGTGGGCATCCGGTGTCATCTCGCCGGTATGTCAACGAGAGATGCCAGTCAATTTCTCGATGAATTGGGAGTCAATCGTAGTCACGTCGCGATTCACAACTGGGTGCACAAGGCCGATCTACAGCCGATGTCAACGGTGAGTGCGGATCAACTTGCGGTTGACGAGAAAGTGATCCGCATCAATGGCGACGACTACTGGCTGTACGGGGCCGTCGATCCCCAAACGAACGAAATCTTGCAGTTTAGGCTGTTTCCAGCTACTACGAAACAGACGACGCGGTGGTTTCTGGCCGAGCTGCATCGGCAATATCGGTTAGATGGCGTCGAATTTCTTGTCGATGACGCCGATTATCTAGTGAACGTCCTCGACGAAGACGGGTACCGATTCCAGATGATGTCACACGGGAATCGGAATGCCATCGAACGTGTCTTTTGGGAAATAGAACGACGAACATCTTCGTTTGCAAATAGTTTCACCCATGTCGAGCCGTCGACAGCAGAATCATGGCTCCAAGCCCTCGCCGTCCGGCACAACTCACGCCAAAGTTAA
- a CDS encoding desampylase — MAGEAVPVTLELPVPVRTDLVEHAREGAPEEVVGVLAGERGEDRSMVERSFRAENAADAPTTRYEIAPAEELELLERIDGTGLDVVGFYHSHPRGPLEPSEVDARLAAWPGYSYLVVSLGGDEPTVGSWRWTGDEFREESVEAP, encoded by the coding sequence GTGGCAGGCGAGGCCGTTCCCGTGACGCTCGAACTGCCCGTCCCCGTCCGCACCGACCTCGTCGAACACGCCCGCGAGGGCGCACCCGAGGAGGTCGTCGGCGTGCTGGCGGGCGAGCGGGGCGAGGACCGCTCGATGGTCGAACGGTCGTTCCGCGCCGAGAACGCCGCGGACGCGCCGACCACCCGCTACGAGATCGCGCCCGCCGAGGAACTCGAACTGCTGGAGCGAATCGACGGGACGGGGCTGGACGTCGTCGGCTTCTACCACTCCCACCCGCGCGGACCGCTCGAACCGAGCGAGGTGGACGCCCGACTGGCGGCCTGGCCCGGCTACTCGTATCTCGTCGTCTCGCTCGGCGGCGACGAACCGACGGTCGGAAGCTGGCGGTGGACCGGCGACGAGTTCCGCGAGGAGTCGGTCGAGGCTCCCTGA
- a CDS encoding DUF7529 family protein, with protein sequence MNHDGVPPAVEDRWEELLADAEVMAEEYAEAGTEPFVVHPGDVSLLVGTPFGLDVLAPGEEFEALETLTETATFDTSHVYRTDDGAARLLVVVVEGTLPESADGDDVAVVVPAFLSLDRAGPLQQRAREEGVMYTHVRPLSDDARVTFTHDDPALFF encoded by the coding sequence ATGAACCACGATGGCGTCCCGCCGGCCGTCGAGGACCGGTGGGAGGAGCTGCTCGCCGACGCCGAGGTGATGGCCGAGGAGTACGCCGAGGCGGGAACGGAGCCGTTCGTCGTCCACCCCGGCGACGTGTCGCTTTTGGTCGGTACGCCGTTCGGGCTGGACGTGCTGGCGCCGGGCGAGGAGTTCGAGGCGCTGGAGACTCTGACCGAGACGGCGACGTTCGACACCTCCCACGTCTACCGCACCGACGACGGCGCCGCCAGGCTCCTCGTCGTCGTCGTCGAGGGGACGCTGCCCGAATCCGCCGATGGCGACGATGTCGCCGTCGTCGTGCCGGCGTTTCTGTCGCTGGACCGGGCCGGACCGCTCCAGCAGCGCGCACGCGAGGAGGGCGTCATGTACACCCACGTTCGCCCGCTGTCGGACGACGCCCGCGTGACGTTTACTCACGACGATCCGGCACTGTTCTTCTAA
- a CDS encoding ABC transporter ATP-binding protein has translation MSSDRAPTDDATGDEAPTGDPDGAPLVRVRNLEKHFDTGDSILDRLVGDTTAAVRAVDGISFDIHEGETLGLVGESGCGKSTTGETVLRLLEPTGGTVEFDGTDLTEREDLFSFRRRASVVFQDPFSSLDPRMTVGATVRQPMDVHDWPSSGTDVEDREGRSEEALRRERAAELMERVGLSADQLDRYPNEFSGGQRQRVGIARALALDPEFVVLDEPTSALDVSVQAQVLNLLADLQAEFGLTYLFISHDLSVIRHICDRVAVMYLGEIVEIAPTEELFADPQHPYTEALLESVPRASTDERERDVDPLAGDVPSPRDPPSGCRFRTRCPKVIPPADVDVDQETYRAIMDVRLRIERRDISLEEVRAAADDESAVVEALFDRLLEVELPERERSYLEDAFAELADENWTAAETHLRDRYESVCEIHNPDGERSACHLRGLPADVDPDEVDPVE, from the coding sequence ATGAGTAGCGACCGAGCGCCGACCGACGATGCGACCGGGGACGAGGCGCCGACCGGCGACCCCGACGGGGCACCGCTCGTTCGCGTCCGGAACCTCGAGAAGCACTTCGACACCGGCGACTCGATTCTGGACCGGCTGGTCGGGGACACGACTGCGGCCGTCCGCGCCGTCGACGGCATCTCCTTCGACATCCACGAGGGCGAGACCCTGGGGCTGGTCGGCGAGTCCGGCTGCGGGAAGTCGACGACCGGCGAGACGGTGCTCCGGCTGCTGGAGCCGACCGGCGGGACCGTCGAGTTCGACGGCACCGACCTCACGGAGCGCGAGGACCTCTTTTCGTTCCGGCGGCGGGCGAGCGTCGTGTTTCAGGACCCCTTCTCCAGCCTCGACCCCCGGATGACCGTCGGCGCGACCGTCCGCCAGCCGATGGACGTCCACGACTGGCCGTCGTCGGGGACGGACGTCGAGGACCGCGAGGGCCGCTCCGAGGAGGCGCTTCGACGCGAGCGAGCCGCCGAGCTGATGGAGAGGGTCGGCCTCTCGGCGGACCAGCTCGACCGCTACCCCAACGAGTTCTCCGGCGGCCAGCGCCAGCGGGTCGGCATCGCCCGCGCACTGGCGCTCGACCCCGAATTCGTCGTCCTCGACGAGCCCACGAGCGCCCTCGACGTCAGCGTCCAGGCACAGGTGCTCAACCTGCTCGCCGACCTCCAGGCGGAGTTCGGCCTCACGTACCTGTTCATCAGCCACGACCTCAGCGTCATCCGGCACATCTGCGACCGGGTCGCGGTGATGTACCTCGGCGAGATCGTCGAGATCGCGCCGACCGAGGAGCTGTTCGCCGACCCCCAGCACCCCTACACCGAGGCGCTCTTGGAGAGCGTCCCCCGGGCCTCGACGGACGAACGGGAGCGGGACGTCGACCCGCTGGCCGGCGACGTTCCCTCGCCGCGTGACCCCCCGTCGGGCTGTCGGTTCCGGACGCGGTGTCCGAAGGTTATCCCGCCGGCCGACGTCGACGTCGATCAGGAGACCTACCGGGCGATAATGGACGTCAGGCTCCGAATCGAGCGACGGGACATCAGCCTCGAGGAGGTCCGGGCGGCGGCCGACGACGAGTCGGCGGTCGTCGAGGCGCTGTTCGACCGGCTGCTCGAGGTCGAGCTTCCCGAGCGCGAGCGGTCGTACCTCGAGGACGCCTTCGCGGAGCTGGCCGACGAAAACTGGACGGCCGCCGAGACCCACCTGCGGGACCGCTATGAGAGCGTCTGTGAGATCCACAACCCCGACGGCGAGCGGTCGGCCTGTCACCTCCGCGGGCTCCCGGCGGACGTCGACCCGGACGAGGTAGATCCCGTCGAGTGA
- a CDS encoding UPF0146 family protein, whose amino-acid sequence MHTDANVALVDRLARYDDLVEVGVGARPAVAAALADRGRTVTATDVRACDVPPTVRFVRDDVTDPTADVYRGTDAVYALNCPPELQRPLADAARAAGADCLFTTLGADPAVVDADPETLPAETLFRVKA is encoded by the coding sequence GTGCACACCGACGCGAACGTCGCACTCGTCGACCGATTGGCGCGGTACGACGACCTCGTGGAGGTCGGCGTCGGGGCGCGGCCGGCCGTCGCCGCCGCCCTGGCCGACCGGGGACGCACGGTGACCGCGACCGACGTCCGCGCCTGCGACGTTCCGCCGACGGTCCGGTTCGTCCGCGACGACGTGACCGACCCGACGGCCGACGTCTACCGGGGGACCGATGCCGTCTACGCGCTGAACTGCCCCCCGGAACTGCAGCGGCCCCTCGCCGACGCCGCACGGGCCGCGGGCGCCGACTGCCTGTTCACGACGCTGGGGGCCGACCCCGCCGTGGTCGACGCCGACCCCGAGACGCTCCCCGCCGAGACCCTGTTCCGAGTGAAAGCATGA
- a CDS encoding bacterio-opsin activator domain-containing protein: MSDGVGRAVEVLLLARESDDGDVGEMLREAVAPPALAAKTAGAVRDGDRTGAGDVALSREADLENALDRVEAESPDVVLLDLDCYGRRGMDLLTTLLDESRAPPIVVLTELDDRERGIEAVRHGAAEYLVTDEATPQLLVRSVYHAVERARHERQRERYETLVRESTDAIAIMSPDGTVEYITPSVRHVVGYEPEDLVGENGFEYVHPADHAAAAEEFQAMVEHPGYRGSVEFRFEHSDGRWITLHARGRNLLDDPAIEGLVVYTHDITERREYERRLESREACLRRTTEILADRERSLDEQIDAVLEVGREMLDVEYGTLSRLREDNYVFETVSGVDDAVQSGDVVPLSATNCERTVSREERLVLEDIEREAPELAGREGNRELGVNCYLGTPITVDGEVVGTFCFYGTDAGEGFSEWHETYIDLVGEWIGSELESRQTTERLAVLNQLNGVVHDVTEAVISRSTRAEIEQTACRRLAESDSYEFAWIGETDAPSREVVARTEAGVEGFLEEVTISTDPEEAEGVDPTRRALKTGEMQMVRDVLSDPRHEPWREAAETHGFRSVAAIPIRHEETVYGVLNVYADRADAFGDAERTVIEHLGEIIGHAIAAAQRKQALVSDAVVELELEVPDAFEGVEAIADMEATIRVDRMLSVSETDYLVYGTTSDAGIDHLEAAVSAVDAWEELSVVGETADGVSFELRLSEPPVLSTVASLGGAIERSVVENGDYRLTAQFPRGTDVRQVVDTLESAFSRVDVVARRQVTRAEGDADRLARAWHERLTDRQRTAVEAAYYSGFFEWPRETSGEAVADSLDITPPTFHQHLRTAEGKLLATLLEGGRDGTGG; the protein is encoded by the coding sequence ATGAGCGACGGCGTCGGGCGGGCGGTCGAGGTACTGCTCCTCGCACGGGAGTCCGACGACGGTGACGTCGGCGAGATGTTGCGCGAGGCGGTCGCGCCCCCCGCTCTGGCGGCGAAGACGGCCGGCGCAGTCCGGGACGGCGACCGGACCGGCGCCGGCGACGTGGCGCTGTCCCGCGAGGCCGACCTCGAGAACGCCCTCGATCGGGTCGAGGCGGAGTCGCCCGACGTCGTCCTGCTCGACCTGGACTGCTACGGACGGCGCGGGATGGACCTGCTCACGACACTTCTGGACGAATCGCGGGCGCCGCCGATCGTCGTCCTGACCGAACTGGACGACCGGGAACGCGGCATCGAGGCGGTCCGTCACGGTGCCGCCGAGTACCTCGTCACGGACGAGGCGACCCCGCAGTTGCTCGTCCGGTCGGTCTACCACGCCGTCGAACGGGCGCGCCACGAACGGCAGCGGGAGCGATACGAGACCCTCGTCAGGGAGTCGACGGATGCCATCGCCATCATGTCCCCCGACGGGACTGTCGAGTACATCACGCCCTCGGTTCGTCACGTCGTCGGCTACGAACCGGAGGATCTGGTCGGCGAGAACGGCTTCGAATACGTCCACCCGGCCGACCACGCGGCGGCCGCCGAAGAGTTCCAGGCGATGGTCGAGCACCCCGGCTACCGTGGGTCGGTGGAGTTCCGGTTCGAGCACAGCGACGGCCGCTGGATCACGCTGCACGCCCGCGGCCGGAACCTGCTCGACGACCCGGCCATCGAGGGGCTGGTCGTCTACACCCACGACATCACCGAGCGCCGCGAGTACGAGCGCCGTCTGGAGAGCCGCGAGGCGTGTCTCCGCCGGACGACGGAGATACTCGCCGACCGCGAGCGGAGCCTCGACGAACAGATCGACGCCGTCCTCGAGGTCGGGCGGGAGATGCTCGATGTCGAGTACGGCACGCTGTCGCGGCTGCGGGAGGACAACTACGTCTTCGAGACGGTGTCCGGCGTCGACGACGCCGTCCAGTCGGGTGACGTGGTCCCGCTGTCGGCGACGAACTGCGAGCGGACCGTCTCCCGGGAGGAACGACTCGTCCTCGAGGACATCGAACGGGAGGCGCCCGAACTCGCAGGCCGCGAGGGCAACCGCGAACTGGGGGTCAACTGCTATCTCGGCACGCCGATCACGGTCGACGGCGAAGTCGTCGGCACCTTCTGTTTCTACGGCACCGACGCTGGCGAGGGGTTCTCCGAGTGGCACGAGACGTACATCGACCTCGTCGGCGAGTGGATCGGCAGCGAACTCGAGAGCCGTCAGACCACCGAACGGCTCGCGGTCCTCAACCAGCTCAACGGCGTCGTCCACGACGTCACCGAGGCGGTCATCAGCCGCTCGACCAGGGCGGAGATAGAGCAGACGGCCTGCCGGCGTCTCGCGGAATCTGACTCCTACGAGTTCGCCTGGATCGGCGAGACCGACGCCCCGAGCAGGGAGGTCGTCGCCCGGACCGAGGCCGGCGTCGAGGGATTCCTCGAGGAGGTGACCATCTCGACGGACCCCGAGGAGGCCGAGGGCGTCGACCCGACGAGGCGCGCGCTGAAGACCGGCGAGATGCAGATGGTCCGCGACGTCCTCTCGGACCCGCGGCACGAGCCGTGGCGCGAGGCGGCCGAGACACACGGCTTCCGGTCGGTGGCCGCCATTCCGATCCGCCACGAGGAGACGGTCTACGGTGTTTTGAACGTCTACGCCGACCGTGCCGACGCCTTCGGCGACGCCGAGCGGACCGTCATCGAGCACCTCGGCGAGATAATCGGCCACGCCATCGCCGCCGCCCAGCGCAAGCAGGCGCTGGTGAGCGACGCCGTTGTCGAACTCGAACTCGAGGTGCCGGACGCCTTCGAGGGGGTCGAGGCCATCGCGGACATGGAGGCGACCATCCGCGTCGACCGGATGCTGTCGGTCTCCGAGACCGACTACCTCGTCTACGGAACGACCAGCGACGCCGGCATCGACCACCTCGAGGCGGCGGTGTCGGCGGTCGACGCCTGGGAGGAGCTGTCGGTCGTCGGCGAGACGGCCGACGGCGTCTCCTTCGAACTCCGGCTGTCGGAGCCGCCGGTGCTGTCGACCGTGGCCTCCCTCGGCGGCGCCATCGAGCGCTCCGTCGTCGAGAACGGCGACTACCGGCTCACCGCCCAGTTCCCGAGGGGGACCGACGTCCGACAGGTCGTCGACACCCTCGAGTCGGCGTTCTCCCGGGTGGACGTCGTCGCCCGCCGGCAGGTCACCCGCGCCGAGGGCGACGCCGACCGACTCGCCCGCGCCTGGCACGAGCGGCTGACCGACCGCCAGCGGACCGCCGTCGAGGCCGCTTACTACTCGGGCTTCTTCGAGTGGCCCCGCGAGACCTCCGGCGAGGCGGTCGCCGACTCGCTGGACATCACGCCGCCGACCTTCCACCAGCACCTCCGGACCGCCGAGGGGAAACTGCTGGCGACGCTGCTGGAGGGTGGCCGGGACGGCACCGGCGGATGA
- a CDS encoding archaemetzincin family Zn-dependent metalloprotease, producing MHVDIVPVGDLPAVVKREASSGLRSVYDCEVTIHDSEPVPDDAYDPSREQYRAEEFIELASRVGSGKKNIAITDNDLYYRRRNYVFGLAYLSGNGSVISTYRLQTSSDGGFSNKPASEIFSDRVRKEVVHEIGHTLGLEHCDNSRCVMNFSPTVREVDVKEENLCGSCQRMVL from the coding sequence ATGCACGTCGACATCGTGCCGGTCGGTGACCTCCCCGCCGTAGTCAAGCGGGAGGCCTCCAGCGGGTTGCGGTCGGTCTACGACTGCGAGGTGACGATCCACGACAGCGAGCCCGTCCCCGACGACGCCTACGATCCCTCGCGGGAACAGTACCGCGCCGAGGAGTTCATCGAGTTGGCGAGCCGCGTCGGCAGCGGCAAGAAGAACATCGCCATCACCGACAACGACCTCTACTACCGGCGCCGGAACTACGTCTTCGGGCTGGCGTATCTCTCCGGCAACGGCTCCGTCATCTCGACGTACCGGCTCCAGACCTCCTCGGACGGCGGCTTCTCGAACAAGCCGGCCAGCGAGATCTTCTCCGACCGGGTCCGCAAGGAGGTCGTCCACGAGATCGGCCACACCCTCGGCCTGGAGCACTGCGACAACTCCCGCTGCGTGATGAACTTCTCGCCGACCGTCCGCGAGGTCGACGTCAAAGAGGAGAACCTCTGTGGCTCCTGCCAGCGGATGGTCCTGTAG
- a CDS encoding TIGR01548 family HAD-type hydrolase has product MKVDAIALDIDGVLVDVEHSYRRAIVESVEHVYGETIEKEDIQPFKDAGGFNNDWELTYAAALYVLARREKPQLSIETYTGLIAASGGGLEAARTAIADELDPADRERILDRWDRDRLRAVFQQLYLGSDRYRRLESEEPDLDVEGFIDDETVLLDAETREALTEWPLGVVTGRPAAEADIALERVGLDVPGERRYTMDDWEEGKPHPRALMNLADRLDADSIVFVGDTLDDIRTATNAAEADPTRDFFGVGVLTGGLTGESGREKYRTEGAAAVIDSINDLPGVLE; this is encoded by the coding sequence ATGAAGGTAGACGCCATCGCGCTGGACATCGACGGCGTCCTCGTCGACGTCGAGCACTCCTATCGTCGCGCCATCGTCGAGTCCGTCGAACACGTCTACGGCGAGACCATCGAGAAGGAGGACATCCAGCCCTTCAAGGACGCCGGCGGCTTCAACAACGACTGGGAACTGACCTACGCCGCCGCGCTGTACGTGCTCGCCCGCCGGGAGAAGCCGCAGTTGAGCATCGAGACCTACACCGGGCTCATCGCCGCCTCGGGCGGCGGACTGGAGGCCGCCCGGACCGCCATCGCCGACGAACTCGACCCCGCCGACCGCGAGCGAATCCTCGATCGGTGGGACCGCGACCGCCTCCGGGCGGTGTTCCAGCAACTGTATCTCGGCTCCGACCGTTACCGCCGACTGGAGAGCGAGGAGCCGGACCTCGACGTCGAGGGGTTCATCGACGACGAGACGGTGCTGCTCGACGCGGAGACCCGCGAGGCGCTGACCGAGTGGCCGCTCGGCGTCGTCACGGGGCGACCGGCCGCCGAGGCCGACATCGCGCTGGAGCGGGTCGGTCTCGACGTGCCCGGCGAACGCCGGTACACGATGGACGACTGGGAGGAGGGCAAGCCCCACCCGCGGGCGTTGATGAACCTGGCCGACCGCCTCGACGCCGACAGCATCGTCTTCGTCGGCGACACGCTCGACGACATCCGGACGGCGACGAACGCCGCCGAGGCCGACCCGACGCGGGACTTCTTCGGCGTCGGCGTGCTGACCGGCGGGCTGACTGGCGAGTCCGGCAGGGAGAAGTACCGGACTGAGGGCGCGGCGGCCGTCATCGACAGCATCAACGACCTGCCGGGGGTGCTGGAGTGA
- a CDS encoding ABC transporter ATP-binding protein has translation MAPKLRVEDLTTRFFTDEGQVNAVESVSFEVEEREVFGVVGESGSGKSVTALSVLDLVDAPGRIVDGEVWLRSPDLAARIGEESPEAVDGDAVDLRRIDERERRALRGVEFSTIFQDPMSSFNPSVTVGKQIAEAAEVQRRASANPRSVRSRTQGYGLANFVVDSVLPTREYVDEASMARAVELLEMVGIPDPAERAEEYPHQFSGGMLQRAMIAQALAGEPSVLVADEPTTALDVTIQAQVLELLDDLQAETGMTTLLITHNLGVIARMCDRVGVMYAGELVERGTLEDVFDDHVHPYTRGLLGSVPDLEDVGGRLDPIEGNVPSLLDADMDDRCYFADRCPKAMEECLEKPPEFDVDDDHTAMCYLAAHDYDESDALPEGYFDE, from the coding sequence ATGGCGCCGAAGCTCCGGGTCGAGGACCTGACGACCCGCTTTTTCACCGACGAGGGCCAGGTCAACGCCGTCGAGTCGGTCTCCTTCGAGGTCGAGGAGCGCGAGGTGTTCGGGGTCGTCGGCGAGTCCGGCTCCGGCAAGAGCGTCACGGCACTGTCCGTCCTCGATCTGGTCGACGCGCCGGGTCGCATCGTCGACGGCGAGGTGTGGCTCCGGTCGCCGGACCTCGCGGCGCGGATCGGCGAGGAGTCCCCCGAGGCTGTCGACGGCGACGCCGTCGACCTGCGTCGCATCGACGAGCGCGAGCGCCGGGCGCTCCGCGGCGTCGAGTTCTCGACCATCTTCCAGGACCCGATGAGCAGCTTCAACCCCTCCGTCACCGTCGGCAAGCAGATCGCCGAGGCCGCCGAGGTCCAGCGCCGGGCGAGCGCGAACCCGCGGTCGGTCCGCTCCCGGACGCAGGGGTACGGCCTGGCGAACTTCGTCGTCGACAGCGTGCTCCCGACCCGCGAGTACGTCGACGAGGCGTCGATGGCACGCGCCGTCGAACTGCTCGAGATGGTTGGCATCCCCGACCCCGCAGAGCGTGCCGAGGAGTACCCCCACCAGTTCTCCGGCGGCATGCTCCAGCGGGCGATGATCGCACAGGCGCTGGCGGGCGAACCGTCCGTGCTGGTGGCCGACGAGCCGACGACCGCCCTGGACGTGACCATCCAGGCGCAGGTGCTCGAACTGCTGGACGACCTCCAGGCGGAAACCGGGATGACGACGCTTCTCATCACGCACAACCTCGGCGTCATCGCCCGGATGTGCGACCGGGTCGGCGTGATGTACGCCGGCGAACTCGTCGAGCGCGGGACCCTCGAGGACGTCTTCGACGATCACGTCCACCCCTACACTCGGGGGCTCCTGGGTTCCGTTCCCGACCTGGAGGACGTCGGCGGCCGGCTGGACCCGATCGAGGGGAACGTCCCCAGCCTCCTCGACGCCGATATGGACGACCGGTGTTACTTCGCGGACCGCTGTCCGAAGGCGATGGAGGAGTGTCTGGAGAAACCGCCCGAGTTCGACGTCGACGACGACCACACGGCCATGTGCTATCTCGCCGCCCACGACTACGACGAGAGCGACGCGCTTCCGGAGGGATACTTCGATGAGTAG
- a CDS encoding type II glyceraldehyde-3-phosphate dehydrogenase, with protein sequence MSIQVAVNGYGTIGKRVADAVTEQPDMELVGVAKTSPNHEAELAVENGYPLYAAVEERIELFEEAGIDLAGQVDELVETADVVVDACPSGIGAENKDLYEAHDTPALYQGGEDADLVDVSFNARGNYEAATGADHVRVVSCNTTGLSRLLAPLEEEYGVEKARVTLVRRGGDPAQSGRGPINDILPNPVTLPSHHGPDVNTIFPELDIDTLGLKVPATLMHTHSVNVTLAEQPDADAVVDLLDEQDRTFLVPPEYGIDGAGKLKEFAMDRDRPRADIWENCIWEESVTVEGDDLYLFQAIHQESDVVPENVDAIRAVLGTADAAESIARTNEAMGVGF encoded by the coding sequence ATGAGCATCCAGGTCGCGGTCAACGGCTACGGAACCATCGGGAAACGGGTCGCCGACGCCGTCACCGAACAGCCCGACATGGAACTGGTCGGCGTCGCCAAGACCAGCCCGAACCACGAGGCCGAACTCGCCGTCGAGAACGGCTACCCGCTGTACGCGGCCGTCGAGGAGCGCATCGAACTGTTCGAGGAGGCCGGCATCGACCTGGCCGGCCAGGTCGACGAACTGGTCGAGACCGCCGACGTCGTCGTCGACGCCTGCCCGTCCGGCATCGGCGCCGAGAACAAGGACCTGTACGAGGCCCACGACACGCCCGCGCTGTACCAGGGCGGCGAGGACGCCGACCTCGTGGACGTCTCCTTCAACGCCCGGGGCAACTACGAGGCGGCGACCGGTGCCGACCACGTCCGGGTCGTCTCCTGCAACACGACCGGCCTCTCGCGGCTTCTGGCGCCGCTGGAGGAGGAGTACGGCGTCGAGAAGGCCCGCGTGACGCTGGTGCGGCGCGGCGGCGACCCCGCCCAGAGCGGCCGCGGCCCCATCAACGACATCCTGCCGAACCCGGTGACGCTGCCCTCCCACCACGGTCCCGACGTCAACACCATCTTCCCCGAGCTGGACATCGACACGCTCGGGCTGAAGGTGCCGGCGACGCTGATGCACACCCACTCGGTCAACGTGACGCTGGCAGAGCAGCCGGACGCCGACGCCGTCGTCGACCTGCTCGACGAGCAGGACCGCACCTTCCTCGTCCCGCCGGAGTACGGCATCGACGGCGCGGGCAAACTCAAGGAGTTCGCCATGGACCGCGACCGGCCGCGGGCCGACATCTGGGAGAACTGCATCTGGGAGGAGTCGGTCACCGTCGAGGGCGACGACCTCTACCTGTTCCAGGCCATCCACCAGGAGTCCGACGTCGTCCCCGAGAACGTCGACGCCATCCGTGCAGTGCTGGGGACCGCCGACGCCGCCGAGTCCATCGCACGGACGAACGAGGCGATGGGCGTCGGGTTCTGA
- a CDS encoding cobalamin-binding protein, with protein MSTDTPRVVSLLPSATEIVYALGVTPVGTSHECDHPPDATDRPSVVESRVDADAASADIDAQVQAAESEGGVYAIDRETLAALDPDLVISQGICEVCAVDTVLVEEAITDLGLDCELLTTDPHSVADVLDDVRDIGAALRREARAEELVAELRSRVEAVADRAAGADDTPEVAVLDWLDPVMVAGHWVPELVELAGGRYGLADPGDASTPREWREIADYDPDVLVAAPCGFDLEQTAENAADLTGREGWTDLRAVREGRVHAVDGHHLTNRPGPRVVDTLEVLAALLHPDRFEAPQEWQARPFP; from the coding sequence ATGTCCACCGACACTCCACGCGTCGTCTCGTTGCTCCCCTCGGCGACCGAGATCGTCTACGCCCTCGGCGTGACGCCCGTCGGGACCTCCCACGAGTGCGACCACCCGCCCGATGCGACCGACCGCCCCAGCGTCGTCGAGTCGAGGGTCGACGCCGACGCCGCCAGCGCCGACATCGACGCCCAGGTGCAGGCCGCCGAATCGGAGGGCGGCGTCTACGCCATCGACCGCGAGACGCTCGCGGCCCTCGACCCCGACCTCGTCATCTCGCAGGGCATCTGTGAGGTCTGCGCCGTCGACACCGTCCTCGTCGAGGAGGCGATCACCGACCTCGGCTTGGACTGCGAGCTCCTGACGACGGACCCCCACAGCGTCGCGGACGTCCTCGACGACGTGCGGGACATCGGCGCCGCCCTCAGGCGGGAGGCCCGCGCCGAGGAACTGGTCGCCGAGTTGCGGTCACGCGTCGAGGCCGTCGCCGACCGCGCCGCCGGAGCCGACGACACCCCCGAGGTGGCGGTGCTGGACTGGCTCGACCCCGTCATGGTCGCCGGCCACTGGGTGCCGGAACTGGTCGAGTTGGCGGGCGGTCGCTACGGCCTCGCCGACCCCGGCGACGCCTCGACGCCACGGGAGTGGCGCGAAATCGCCGACTACGACCCCGACGTCCTCGTCGCCGCGCCCTGCGGGTTCGACCTCGAACAGACCGCCGAGAACGCCGCCGACCTGACCGGCCGGGAGGGATGGACCGACCTCCGGGCGGTCCGCGAGGGCCGGGTCCACGCCGTCGACGGCCACCACCTCACGAACCGACCGGGGCCGCGGGTCGTCGACACGCTGGAGGTGCTGGCGGCCCTGTTGCACCCCGACCGCTTCGAGGCGCCCCAGGAGTGGCAGGCGAGGCCGTTCCCGTGA